From one Mytilus galloprovincialis chromosome 13, xbMytGall1.hap1.1, whole genome shotgun sequence genomic stretch:
- the LOC143056823 gene encoding uncharacterized protein LOC143056823, which produces MTLQLSLRFVIVCCIPLLCFVSSLLKDETDNGCFVFVECPPEKEVKPCLESNGFYCTQCLLGYVQPTYVTSNQHNNTCFKPISLCVAEDVTYSRTEHKTFCDSLDGCKCNTNKCYYGDPCLCNLHTPGCPVNTSLDENGVCQPCDPWTAKNDTGCGPCRSVSQNLHILPGNVTAMIHTKRPSMPTMETITNLMKDKSDTSRSNPICLERTFMAIAIGLTFLVLSLVIVIIVMCWRWTKCCFAQGNIRSELSFNRSSAENEEERAYMMK; this is translated from the exons ATGACCTTGCAACTATCACTCCGCTTTGTCATAGTTTGCTGTATACCATTG TTGTGTTTTGTGTCATCATTGTTAAAAGACGAGACAGATAATGGATGTTTTGTGTTTGTTGAATGTCCTCCAG AAAAAGAAGTAAAACCATGTCTGGAGTCTAATGGGTTTTACTGTACGCAGTGTTTACTTGGATATGTACAACCCACCTATGTGACATCAAATCAGCACAACAACACATGTTTCAAGCCTATAAGTCTTTGTGTTGCTGAAG ATGTAACATACAGTCGAACAGAACACAAAACCTTCTGCGACAGTCTAGATGGATGCAAATGTAACACGAACAAATGTTACTATGGAGACCCATGTCTATGTAATCTACATACACCAGGATGCCCAGTAAACACATCTCTTGATGAGAATGGAG TATGTCAACCATGTGATCCTTGGACAGCGAAGAATGATACAGGATGTGGACCTTGTAGATCTGTTTCACA GAACCTTCATATTTTACCTGGAAATGTTACAGCAATGATACACACAAAGCGACCATCAATGCCAACCATGGAAACAATAACAA ATTTAATGAAAGATAAAAGTGATACCTCAAGATCAAATCCCATCTGTTTAGAACGTACGTTTATGGCTAT AGCTATTGGATTAACATTTCTTGTGCTGTCGTTAGTTATAGTAATCATCGTTATGTGTTGGCGATGGACTAAATGTTGCTTTGCTCAAG